DNA from Thermoleophilum album:
AAGGCCGGTGCGATGAACGCCCACGCCTGGTAGAGCAGCACCGGCAAGGTGAAGAGCAGCGCGAACTGGAAGGCGACGAGCAAGGTTTGAGTGAACGGCTCACCAAGACCGAGCGTCACCGGGCGCGTGTCTTGATCGCGAGCGGCTAGCCGTCTCGCCGCCGATCGCGTCTCGCGCACCGCATCGCTCAAGGCCTGCCGCTGACTCGCCGAAAGCGACCCGGCGCGCGCCAGTTCGGCGAGTGCTCGCGCCTGCCCGTCGAGCGCCTCCCGAATTGTGCGGCGGAGCCGCTCCTCGCGGCCACTAAGTGAGGTCGGCGCCCGCTGGGCCTTGTTGGCCGCTCGGGCAAGCGGCTGGTTGAGCACCGACAGCAGAGGTCTGCTCTGCCACAGGCACACCGCGAACGCCAGGGCGAGCGCGCACAGGCAAACGATCAGGCGCGTGCGCAGCTCGTCGAGGTGCTCGACGAGCGTCAGGCGCTCGTCGTGCCCGACCGGCTTGAGAACCTTTTTCAACGTACCCCGCGAAGACACGAGCCGCGATTGGCGACGTCCCAACCCTGGCTCGTTGGACTTAGCTGGCCGGCTACTGCGGTAGCGGCTCAGGCAGCGCCCGCGGCTCCCCGCTCGGAGCTGCTGGCCGTGGTTCTCGCCACCTTTTCAGTGTTGGCGGTAGGTGGCGTGTGGATCTCCCTGGCCGTCGCCAGCTCCTCTTCCAGCTCGACGGCCTCGCCGTCGTGCGTGTCGGAGCGCAGCGACTGGCGGAACTCGCGGATCCCGCGTCCAACCGAGCGCCCGACCTCCGGCAGCTTGCGCGGCCCGAGCACGAGCAAAGCGATGATCAAGACCACGATGAGTTCCATCGGTCCGATGTTTGGCATGTTTCGACCCCCCTGACTGCTGGTTGGCTGCGATGCGCACCTAGCGCATCTGCGCCCTTCGCCTTTGCTTGCGCGCGGCGCACCCGTTCGGATCAGAGCTTGGCAGGTCGCGAGCCGAAAAGCGACCGGCCCACTGATCCGCTTGTAACCGGCCGACGTAGGCGGTAGCGGGAGGAAGTTCTCGACGCAACCCAAGGAGGTAGCTTGTGAGTCAGGCGAACCCGATCACCCCTGACCCGGATAGCGCGCTCGCGGAGCTCGCACGCGATCCGGTGTCGCGTAAGCGCTTCATGCGCATGGCCGGGCCCGGCGCCGCAGCCGCGCTCACGGTCCTGCTCGCCGCGTGCGGCGGCAAGGAGGAGGAGGAGGAGGAGGAGGAGGAGGAGGAGGAGGAGGAAAAGACGACCGCCGGCGGGGGGACGGCATCGCGCGGGGATCTCGACATCCTCAACTACGCGTTGACGCTGGAGTACCTGGAGACCGACTTCTACCGCAAGGTCAACGACGCGGGTCTCTTTTCGGGCAAGACCGCCGACCTGCTCAAGCGGTTCGGGGAGCACGAGGCACAGCACGTCGACGCGCTGCGCCAGACGATCCGCCAGCTCGGCGGCAGCCCGTACGCAAGCCGCAGTTCCAGTTCCCAATGCGGGATCAGGCGAGCTTCCTCGAGTTGGCGCAGGCGCTCGAGGAGGTTGGCGTCGGCGCGTACAACGGGGCGGCACCCTCGATCAAGTCGAAGGAGGTGCTCGCTGCAGCGGGTGGAATCGTCCAGATCGAGGCCCGTCACGCGGCGGCGATCCGTGCTCTGCGCGGTCAGAACCCGACCCCGAACGGGGCCTTCGAC
Protein-coding regions in this window:
- the tatC gene encoding twin-arginine translocase subunit TatC, which gives rise to MSSRGTLKKVLKPVGHDERLTLVEHLDELRTRLIVCLCALALAFAVCLWQSRPLLSVLNQPLARAANKAQRAPTSLSGREERLRRTIREALDGQARALAELARAGSLSASQRQALSDAVRETRSAARRLAARDQDTRPVTLGLGEPFTQTLLVAFQFALLFTLPVLLYQAWAFIAPAFAPNERRAIRLLVVGAPALFVAGVAFAYVVVLPTAVAFLQQFNAGAFDALVQASSYYHFVLITALATGLLFQLPLAMVGLVALGVLSSEQLRSNRRIAIVVLAVLAALLPGTDPITTLIEMVPMVLLFELGIVLSRIVERRRARAARLAEASAGGSA
- a CDS encoding Sec-independent protein translocase subunit TatA/TatB, with protein sequence MPNIGPMELIVVLIIALLVLGPRKLPEVGRSVGRGIREFRQSLRSDTHDGEAVELEEELATAREIHTPPTANTEKVARTTASSSERGAAGAA